In the Enterococcus saigonensis genome, one interval contains:
- the treR gene encoding trehalose operon repressor codes for MNKFREIFLDLEQKILNGEYPPQSLLPSENQLIKVYNVSRETVRKALNLLKDAGYIQKKQGKGSIVLDINRFDFPISGLTSFKELQEAQHIPNQTKVVELKKVAVSPNLSQKTDWPVASEAWKLVRKRIIEGEVAILDRDYLAMDIIPELPTKKAEDSLYNYLENDLGLVIAYAQKEITVEPVDKEIRELMELSAEEQYAVFVRSLVFLEDTRCFEYTESIHKLDKFRFLEFARRRKA; via the coding sequence ATGAATAAATTTCGGGAAATCTTTTTAGACTTGGAACAAAAAATTTTAAATGGTGAATATCCCCCACAATCATTGTTGCCAAGTGAAAATCAGTTAATCAAAGTCTATAATGTCTCACGGGAAACTGTTCGTAAAGCACTAAATTTACTAAAAGATGCTGGTTATATTCAAAAAAAACAGGGCAAAGGTTCTATCGTTTTAGATATCAATCGTTTTGATTTCCCTATTTCTGGTTTAACTAGCTTTAAAGAACTACAAGAAGCACAACACATCCCGAACCAAACAAAAGTAGTCGAGTTAAAAAAAGTTGCAGTTTCCCCTAATCTTAGCCAAAAAACAGACTGGCCAGTAGCAAGTGAAGCCTGGAAGCTCGTGCGAAAGCGAATTATCGAAGGGGAAGTAGCCATTTTAGACCGTGATTATCTGGCTATGGACATTATTCCTGAATTGCCAACCAAAAAGGCCGAAGATTCCCTTTATAACTACTTAGAAAATGATTTAGGCTTAGTTATTGCATATGCGCAAAAAGAAATCACCGTAGAACCAGTCGACAAAGAAATCCGCGAATTAATGGAATTATCCGCAGAAGAACAATACGCTGTTTTTGTTCGCAGCTTAGTTTTTTTAGAAGATACTCGTTGTTTTGAATACACCGAGTCTATCCACAAATTAGATAAATTTCGTTTCTTAGAATTTGCTCGGCGTCGAAAAGCATAA
- the pgmB gene encoding beta-phosphoglucomutase, with protein sequence MKKGFIFDLDGVITDTAKYHFIAWRDLGAEIGVTVDLKFNEQLKGISRMDSLDRILAHGGKENDFTLDQKEALAAKKNTHYVELLQSLTPKDLLPGVKEFLDEANAKGIPCAIASASKNAPFILEKLGVKDQFAGIVDPATLHKGKPDPEIFIKAAEILNIKPEEAVGFEDAQAGIDGIKACGMFAVGVLSGEPLHGADLTCHELTELNLDELVQK encoded by the coding sequence ATGAAAAAAGGTTTTATCTTTGATTTAGACGGTGTTATTACAGATACAGCAAAATATCACTTTATCGCTTGGCGCGATTTAGGTGCAGAAATTGGTGTCACCGTAGATTTAAAATTCAATGAACAATTAAAAGGTATCAGCCGGATGGATTCTTTGGACCGTATTTTAGCCCACGGCGGCAAAGAAAACGACTTTACATTGGATCAAAAAGAAGCTTTAGCAGCAAAGAAAAATACGCATTATGTCGAATTGTTACAATCTTTAACGCCAAAAGACTTACTACCTGGCGTTAAAGAATTTTTGGATGAAGCCAATGCAAAAGGTATTCCTTGTGCAATTGCATCTGCTTCTAAGAATGCTCCCTTTATTTTAGAAAAATTAGGTGTAAAAGATCAATTTGCTGGCATTGTTGATCCTGCAACCTTACACAAAGGCAAACCTGATCCAGAAATATTCATTAAAGCGGCTGAAATTTTAAACATTAAACCAGAAGAAGCCGTTGGTTTTGAAGATGCCCAAGCCGGAATTGACGGTATTAAAGCCTGCGGAATGTTTGCTGTTGGTGTGCTGTCTGGCGAACCATTGCATGGTGCTGACCTGACGTGTCATGAATTGACAGAGCTGAACCTAGATGAACTAGTACAAAAATAA
- a CDS encoding glycoside hydrolase family 65 protein yields the protein MNLAKINTDGPIWQVELPTKKSHVTGTKNEKAQQLADILKKHSIAGGIISGDEVLLDQPDGIFELSQWLTENLNLPFVLNTDDFAQAAYDLKWEVTYHGYRPGKDEYSVESLLTVGNGFMGLRGTMPEMEISDAHYPATYLASFYNTAASVVSNQTIYNEDFVNAPNLQKIYLIVDNERIVFEKDQIKKLTRTIQMKSGLFTANAIVTTKTGKEIAILVKKIANMEHTSQYSIHYAFMPLNFSGDITIGSEADGAVYNYNVARYRSLTKEHLDIVKLDAQHTKALLIAKTKNSNITVTQYSELFSDNIDLTQLKNTLTDKVVCQQITITATKNTWYHLDKTVSIAQRRQNELPLVIDLTKVSLPDFEKSAAQSANAWQILWEKAAITVTGDLMSQKLLNLHTYHLLSSASPNGNKGLDASITARGLHGEAYRGHIFWDELFILPFYIIHFPKTAREILLYRYRRLQAAKIDAKKAGYKGAMFPWQSGLDGTEQSQELHLNPISGKWKEDHSRLQRHVSLAIAYNIWQYFNNAQDENFMKQYGLELMLEIAHFWESAAQWDQEARRYFIPHVMGPDEFHESYPNSEQGGLKNNAYTNMMVVWLFEEIQRLQEILPTDFAATLEKTAITSETLQRMADIKNRLALEINEEGIIAQFDGYFDLKDLDWDYYKEKYGNVYRMDRILNAEGHSADEYKVAKQADSLMIFYNFPKQKVDEILQDLNYDLPHDYVTKNLAYYLARTSHGSTLSRVVHAQLAAMVDDQDLAWQLYKEALYSDYRDIQGGTTAEGIHAGVMAATLYIPLTTFAGLDIRQEVLNLTPNLPKAWESLAYKLKIRGVHFDIALTHDEIIITADETIIIHVCGKPVTLEKGIQTTIAYS from the coding sequence ATGAACTTAGCAAAAATAAATACTGATGGTCCAATTTGGCAAGTAGAATTACCAACAAAAAAAAGCCACGTTACAGGAACTAAAAATGAAAAAGCGCAACAATTAGCAGATATTCTAAAGAAACACTCCATTGCAGGCGGCATCATTTCAGGAGATGAAGTTTTACTCGATCAGCCGGATGGCATTTTTGAATTAAGTCAGTGGTTAACAGAAAATCTAAATTTGCCTTTTGTTTTAAACACAGACGATTTTGCTCAAGCTGCCTATGACTTGAAATGGGAAGTAACTTACCATGGCTATCGTCCAGGTAAAGATGAATATTCTGTCGAATCCCTTTTAACCGTTGGGAACGGCTTTATGGGCTTACGTGGAACGATGCCGGAAATGGAAATTAGCGATGCTCACTACCCAGCCACCTATTTAGCCAGCTTTTATAACACTGCTGCTTCTGTCGTATCGAATCAGACAATCTACAACGAAGATTTTGTAAATGCTCCGAACTTGCAAAAAATTTATTTAATTGTCGATAATGAAAGAATTGTTTTTGAAAAAGATCAAATAAAAAAATTAACTCGGACAATTCAAATGAAATCTGGCTTATTTACTGCTAATGCTATTGTAACGACAAAAACTGGTAAAGAGATTGCGATCTTAGTCAAAAAAATTGCTAACATGGAACATACTTCACAATACAGTATCCATTATGCTTTTATGCCCTTAAATTTTTCTGGCGACATCACGATTGGATCAGAAGCAGATGGTGCTGTATATAACTATAATGTTGCCCGTTATCGTAGTTTGACCAAAGAGCACTTGGATATTGTCAAACTGGATGCACAACATACCAAAGCACTCTTAATCGCAAAAACGAAAAATTCAAATATTACCGTTACGCAATATTCTGAGCTTTTCAGCGATAATATTGATTTAACACAATTAAAAAATACACTTACAGATAAAGTCGTTTGCCAACAAATTACTATTACGGCAACAAAAAATACATGGTATCACTTAGACAAAACTGTAAGTATCGCACAACGGCGGCAAAATGAGTTGCCTCTTGTAATTGATTTGACTAAAGTTTCACTCCCAGATTTTGAAAAAAGTGCCGCGCAATCGGCTAACGCATGGCAAATTTTATGGGAGAAAGCAGCGATTACAGTTACTGGAGATTTAATGAGCCAAAAATTATTAAATCTTCATACGTACCATCTTCTATCTTCTGCTTCACCAAACGGCAACAAAGGCTTAGATGCCTCTATTACCGCTCGAGGTTTACACGGAGAAGCTTACCGTGGGCATATTTTCTGGGACGAATTATTCATTTTACCGTTTTATATTATTCACTTTCCAAAAACTGCCCGAGAAATTCTTTTGTACCGATACCGTCGCCTACAAGCTGCTAAAATCGATGCCAAAAAAGCAGGATACAAAGGCGCTATGTTTCCTTGGCAATCTGGCTTAGATGGTACCGAACAATCTCAAGAACTCCACTTAAATCCAATTAGTGGTAAATGGAAAGAAGATCATAGTCGCTTACAACGACACGTTTCTTTGGCAATTGCGTATAATATTTGGCAATATTTCAACAACGCACAAGACGAAAATTTTATGAAACAATACGGTTTAGAATTGATGCTAGAAATTGCTCATTTTTGGGAAAGTGCAGCTCAATGGGACCAAGAGGCCAGACGCTATTTTATCCCTCATGTTATGGGACCAGATGAATTTCACGAAAGCTATCCCAACTCTGAACAAGGCGGTTTGAAAAACAACGCCTATACCAACATGATGGTTGTTTGGTTATTTGAAGAAATCCAACGGTTACAAGAAATTTTACCGACAGATTTTGCCGCAACGCTTGAAAAAACAGCGATTACATCAGAAACACTACAGCGGATGGCCGATATCAAAAATAGATTAGCCTTAGAAATTAACGAAGAAGGTATTATTGCCCAATTTGACGGTTATTTTGACTTAAAGGACTTGGACTGGGACTACTATAAAGAAAAATACGGTAATGTTTACCGCATGGATCGTATTTTAAACGCAGAAGGACATTCTGCAGATGAATATAAAGTAGCAAAACAAGCCGATAGTTTAATGATTTTCTATAATTTTCCCAAACAAAAAGTAGACGAGATTTTACAAGACTTAAACTATGATTTACCCCACGATTATGTAACAAAAAATTTAGCTTATTATTTAGCCCGTACCTCTCATGGCTCCACCTTATCACGGGTTGTTCACGCACAACTAGCTGCGATGGTGGACGATCAAGATTTAGCTTGGCAACTATATAAAGAAGCATTGTATTCCGATTATCGGGATATTCAAGGAGGAACAACTGCCGAGGGTATTCACGCTGGTGTCATGGCTGCAACACTTTATATTCCATTGACTACTTTTGCAGGCTTAGATATTCGCCAAGAAGTCTTAAACTTAACCCCGAACTTACCAAAAGCTTGGGAATCACTGGCATATAAGCTAAAAATCCGTGGCGTCCACTTTGACATTGCATTAACCCACGACGAAATTATTATCACTGCTGATGAAACAATTATCATTCATGTTTGTGGCAAGCCTGTTACACTAGAAAAAGGGATTCAAACAACGATTGCATATTCATAA
- the treP gene encoding PTS system trehalose-specific EIIBC component — translation MGKFQQDAEELLKELGGKENIAAVTHCVTRMRFVLNDDSKANVSAIEDLPSVKGTFTNAGQFQVIIGNEVPDFYNDFSAVSGIEGVSKEASKAVAKQNQNIAQRLIGVLAEIFTPLLPAIIVGGLMLGFRNFLEGVPLDWLGGQTITESSVFWNGVNGFLWLPCEAIFHFLPVGITWSITRKMGTTQILGIVLGITLVSPQLLNAYAVNGTSAADIAKNWSWDFGFFTIEKIGYQAQVIPAMLAGFMLVYLERFFRKHIPEAVSMIFVPLFSLLPTILAAHMILGPIGWQIGSGISYVVNAGLSSSFSWLFSLVFGGLYAPLVITGLHHTTLAIDSQLVADFGSTNLWPMIMLSNIAQGTAVLAIYFQHRGNKKEEQISVPATISAYLGVTEPAMFGINLKYVYPFVAAMVGSSVGGMLITITNTRALGIGVGGLPGFLSFKIENYPMVFISILVTMAITFVMTFVLRKVKVLNKLEPELDESGLAMATAGGSAVSVTHSNEGASVSDNAPGVVTKEEIYAPVEGEVIAIGQVSDPVFSQKMMGDGFAVKPKAQEIYAPVTGKIMSIFETKHAIGIKTPAGAEVLVHMGLDTVELQGAPFEVLVKVGDTVTPDTLLSLMNLEEVLDAGKQTDVVVAFTNTEKIAGFTLNQTGEIAQQTKIGEVEVIG, via the coding sequence ATGGGGAAATTCCAACAAGATGCAGAAGAATTGTTGAAAGAATTAGGTGGTAAGGAAAATATTGCTGCTGTTACTCACTGTGTTACACGGATGCGCTTTGTTTTAAATGACGATAGTAAAGCAAACGTTTCTGCGATTGAAGATTTACCTAGCGTTAAAGGGACATTTACAAATGCTGGGCAATTTCAAGTTATTATTGGGAACGAAGTACCAGATTTTTACAATGACTTTTCGGCAGTATCGGGAATTGAAGGCGTTTCAAAAGAGGCAAGTAAAGCTGTTGCCAAGCAAAATCAAAATATCGCGCAACGATTAATCGGCGTTTTAGCAGAAATTTTTACACCATTATTACCTGCAATTATTGTTGGTGGTCTAATGTTGGGTTTTCGGAACTTTTTAGAAGGTGTGCCGTTAGATTGGCTAGGTGGTCAAACCATTACAGAATCTTCTGTTTTTTGGAATGGCGTCAACGGCTTTTTATGGTTACCTTGTGAAGCAATTTTTCATTTCTTGCCAGTTGGTATTACGTGGTCTATTACGCGTAAGATGGGAACAACACAAATTTTGGGTATTGTTTTAGGGATTACTTTGGTTTCACCGCAATTATTAAATGCATACGCTGTAAATGGAACTAGTGCTGCTGACATCGCGAAAAACTGGTCTTGGGATTTTGGTTTTTTCACCATTGAAAAAATCGGGTATCAAGCTCAAGTTATTCCGGCTATGTTGGCAGGGTTCATGTTGGTTTATTTAGAACGTTTCTTTAGAAAACACATTCCTGAAGCTGTTTCGATGATTTTTGTACCGCTATTTTCACTATTACCGACGATTTTAGCTGCACATATGATTCTAGGCCCAATTGGTTGGCAAATTGGTTCTGGCATTTCTTACGTGGTAAATGCTGGTTTATCTTCATCATTTAGTTGGTTGTTTAGTTTAGTATTTGGTGGTCTATATGCACCATTGGTTATTACCGGGTTACATCATACTACTTTGGCAATTGACTCACAGTTAGTAGCTGACTTTGGTTCGACCAATCTTTGGCCAATGATTATGCTATCAAATATTGCACAGGGAACAGCAGTATTAGCGATTTATTTTCAACATCGTGGCAACAAAAAAGAAGAACAAATTTCAGTTCCAGCAACAATTTCGGCTTATCTAGGTGTAACTGAACCAGCAATGTTTGGGATTAATTTGAAGTATGTTTATCCTTTTGTGGCTGCAATGGTTGGCTCTTCTGTTGGCGGTATGCTGATTACGATTACCAATACCCGCGCATTGGGGATTGGTGTTGGTGGTCTACCAGGTTTCTTATCTTTCAAAATTGAAAACTATCCAATGGTCTTTATCTCTATCCTTGTTACAATGGCGATTACTTTTGTTATGACATTTGTTCTTCGCAAAGTAAAAGTATTAAATAAATTAGAGCCAGAATTAGATGAAAGTGGTTTAGCTATGGCAACAGCTGGTGGCTCAGCTGTTAGTGTGACGCATTCAAATGAGGGAGCTAGCGTGTCTGACAATGCACCTGGCGTTGTTACAAAAGAAGAAATTTATGCACCTGTAGAAGGAGAAGTGATTGCAATTGGCCAAGTTTCTGATCCTGTTTTTTCACAAAAAATGATGGGAGACGGTTTTGCTGTTAAGCCAAAAGCGCAAGAAATTTATGCACCTGTTACGGGTAAAATCATGAGTATCTTTGAAACCAAACACGCGATTGGAATTAAGACGCCTGCTGGTGCTGAAGTGTTGGTGCATATGGGCTTAGATACAGTAGAATTGCAAGGCGCACCTTTTGAAGTGTTGGTTAAAGTTGGTGATACTGTTACGCCAGATACACTCTTGTCTTTGATGAATTTAGAAGAAGTATTAGACGCAGGTAAACAAACAGATGTTGTTGTTGCCTTTACGAATACGGAAAAAATCGCCGGCTTTACACTAAATCAAACTGGTGAAATTGCCCAACAAACCAAGATTGGTGAAGTTGAGGTAATCGGTTAA
- a CDS encoding dihydrolipoyl dehydrogenase family protein translates to MDFDVLFLGSGQGAWNGAIPMAKEGLKVGVIEEGLFGGVCTNRGCNAKITLDRPVEILRQVEQLNGRGFDSLPALNWQNLMTHKHEVIDSLAEGNKQKLENAGVTTIIGHGRFIDKHTIEVADKNYTAEKIVIASGCLPHRLNIPGSELFHDSTDFLVMEEMPEKITFIGGGYIAMEFATVANAFGSDVTVLLRGNDLLKDFHQPFVKEVVADLKQRGVKFQKNIVLESAEKTEKGIVLHGKEGYQHTTDYVLDATGRVPQTQHMNFEGIGLNFDPIKGISVNEYLETNLSDVYATGDILDKKQPKITPVAAYESQYLARLFTGKTNQPIRYPPIAQCVFTSPRIASAGVSPRKAAQNPQKYTITTIDYADKDWFHQVGNDTINKLTLIYDEARYLVGVTNIGNDAVETVNGLLDMMQAKIKAPDQEELIYIFPSIAHSYMKYI, encoded by the coding sequence ATGGATTTTGATGTATTGTTTTTAGGCAGTGGACAAGGGGCATGGAACGGTGCCATTCCGATGGCTAAAGAGGGCTTAAAGGTTGGTGTGATTGAGGAAGGGTTATTTGGCGGTGTATGTACTAATCGTGGTTGTAACGCCAAAATCACTCTTGACCGCCCAGTCGAAATTTTACGGCAAGTAGAACAGTTAAATGGTCGTGGCTTTGATAGTCTCCCTGCTTTAAATTGGCAAAACTTAATGACACACAAGCATGAAGTGATTGATAGCTTAGCTGAAGGAAACAAACAAAAACTAGAGAACGCTGGTGTTACAACAATCATTGGTCACGGTAGGTTTATTGATAAGCATACAATTGAAGTTGCCGATAAAAACTACACGGCAGAAAAAATTGTCATTGCCAGTGGTTGTTTACCCCATCGCTTAAATATTCCGGGTAGTGAATTATTTCATGACAGTACTGACTTTCTTGTGATGGAAGAAATGCCAGAGAAAATAACTTTTATCGGCGGTGGCTACATTGCAATGGAATTTGCAACTGTCGCCAACGCTTTTGGTAGTGATGTAACTGTACTTTTGCGGGGCAATGATCTTCTGAAAGACTTTCACCAGCCTTTTGTCAAAGAAGTTGTCGCAGATCTGAAACAACGAGGAGTAAAATTTCAAAAAAATATTGTCTTAGAGTCAGCAGAAAAAACTGAAAAAGGCATCGTTTTACATGGAAAAGAAGGTTACCAACATACAACTGATTATGTTTTAGACGCCACCGGACGTGTCCCTCAGACGCAACATATGAATTTTGAAGGCATAGGATTAAACTTTGATCCTATTAAGGGAATTTCTGTTAACGAATACTTAGAAACTAATTTATCAGATGTTTATGCTACTGGTGACATTTTGGATAAAAAGCAACCCAAAATTACTCCTGTGGCCGCTTACGAATCCCAATATTTAGCTCGTTTATTCACAGGAAAGACAAATCAACCAATACGCTATCCGCCAATTGCGCAATGCGTCTTTACTTCTCCACGCATTGCTTCAGCTGGAGTAAGCCCAAGAAAAGCTGCACAAAATCCTCAAAAATATACAATTACCACTATCGATTATGCCGACAAAGATTGGTTTCATCAAGTCGGAAATGATACAATTAACAAGCTCACTCTCATTTATGACGAAGCGCGCTACTTGGTCGGAGTAACTAATATTGGAAATGACGCGGTAGAAACCGTGAACGGTTTACTGGATATGATGCAGGCCAAAATTAAAGCACCTGATCAAGAAGAACTCATTTATATTTTCCCAAGTATTGCCCATTCTTATATGAAGTATATTTAG
- a CDS encoding Hsp20/alpha crystallin family protein, whose product MADLFPRSFSDGEEMIGRLMNNFWQDRSLATDIKEFDSYYEVKADLPGINKEDIKVTYANDTLTIRAKHTTNNEEKDDEGHYLRRERTSSTYERSFAMKDIAEENIKASFENGVLTLNLPKKIVKEIHGKDIPIE is encoded by the coding sequence ATGGCAGACTTATTTCCCCGTAGTTTTTCAGATGGCGAAGAAATGATTGGTCGCTTAATGAATAATTTCTGGCAAGATCGTTCCTTAGCTACTGACATTAAAGAGTTCGACAGTTATTACGAAGTAAAAGCGGATCTTCCTGGCATTAACAAAGAAGATATCAAGGTTACTTATGCAAACGATACGTTGACAATTCGCGCCAAACACACCACGAACAACGAAGAAAAAGATGATGAGGGGCATTATTTACGACGTGAACGTACTAGCAGCACTTACGAACGTAGCTTTGCGATGAAAGACATTGCTGAAGAAAATATCAAAGCTTCCTTTGAAAATGGTGTTCTAACTTTAAATTTGCCGAAAAAAATTGTTAAAGAAATTCACGGCAAAGATATTCCAATAGAATAA
- the ispE gene encoding 4-(cytidine 5'-diphospho)-2-C-methyl-D-erythritol kinase, with protein MEIIEKAPAKINLGLDVLYKREDGYHELEMVMASVDLADRLTIEELPEDQIIIETNKAFLPVDKRNNVYQAAQLLKERYGIKKGVKIAIQKQIPVAAGLGGGSSDTAAALRGMNRLWNLGLSTEELIEIGVKIGTDVPYCLYGTTSFIGGKGEVVAPIRPIPSCWVVLVKPRISVSTRTVFPKVDVEKIHHPNIAALKAAVAAGDYKQMVANMGNSLEDITIERHPIIQQIKDRMMKYGADVALMSGSGPTCFALCQKQSRAQRIYNALKGFCDEVYLVRTLN; from the coding sequence GTGGAGATCATTGAAAAAGCACCTGCGAAAATCAATTTAGGTTTAGACGTTTTGTATAAACGTGAAGACGGGTATCATGAATTGGAGATGGTGATGGCCAGTGTTGATTTAGCAGATCGGCTAACAATAGAAGAACTGCCAGAAGATCAAATCATCATTGAAACCAACAAAGCCTTTTTGCCAGTTGACAAGCGTAATAACGTTTACCAAGCGGCACAATTATTAAAAGAACGTTATGGTATAAAAAAAGGTGTGAAAATCGCGATTCAAAAACAAATTCCTGTCGCGGCAGGACTGGGTGGAGGCAGTAGTGATACTGCCGCCGCACTAAGAGGGATGAACCGACTTTGGAATTTAGGCCTTTCAACGGAAGAACTGATTGAAATTGGTGTGAAAATTGGTACGGATGTTCCTTATTGTTTATATGGCACAACTTCTTTTATAGGGGGAAAAGGAGAAGTTGTAGCTCCAATTAGACCAATTCCTTCGTGCTGGGTAGTTTTAGTAAAACCACGTATTAGTGTTTCTACGCGGACAGTTTTTCCGAAAGTAGATGTTGAGAAGATTCATCATCCTAATATTGCGGCATTAAAAGCAGCTGTGGCTGCAGGTGATTACAAGCAAATGGTGGCCAATATGGGCAATAGTTTGGAAGACATCACAATTGAACGACATCCGATTATTCAGCAGATTAAGGATCGTATGATGAAATACGGAGCAGATGTGGCTTTAATGAGTGGGAGTGGTCCGACTTGTTTTGCGCTATGTCAAAAACAGTCTCGTGCCCAACGGATATACAATGCGTTAAAAGGTTTTTGCGATGAAGTTTATTTGGTACGAACATTAAATTAA
- the cas6 gene encoding CRISPR-associated endoribonuclease Cas6, which translates to MRFKINLEFVSLLEDSTIPIKYHSYFLSLLKRGLEQAAPEVYHELYETNQQKLFSQAVFFKAAVFENERILLKSPDVTYLFSTSQADLAMAIYNGFIYLKELKALSFCGGLKIQVKSIAPIYQVPIRENEVIFQAVSPILARDHNRETRKDWFLDFKDERYPAVLKQNLKNRLEPELGRSVNFDIDNLTIEPVRMKKTVTKAYEKYYQGGIGQIKLVGEPYLLNIIRDVGLGSKTGLYFGFLNQVQQGGEKNE; encoded by the coding sequence ATGCGTTTTAAGATTAATTTGGAATTTGTTTCGCTTTTGGAAGATTCAACTATACCCATAAAATATCATAGTTATTTTCTTTCGTTATTGAAACGTGGTCTTGAGCAAGCAGCCCCGGAAGTTTATCACGAATTATATGAAACCAATCAACAAAAATTATTTTCGCAAGCTGTTTTTTTTAAAGCTGCAGTTTTTGAAAATGAGCGAATCTTATTAAAATCGCCTGATGTAACATATTTATTTTCTACTTCTCAAGCTGATTTAGCTATGGCTATCTACAATGGCTTTATTTATTTGAAAGAATTGAAAGCGCTATCTTTTTGTGGAGGGTTGAAAATTCAAGTAAAATCCATTGCACCCATTTATCAGGTACCAATTAGAGAGAACGAAGTGATTTTTCAAGCTGTTTCACCAATTTTAGCACGAGATCACAACCGAGAAACGCGAAAAGATTGGTTTTTGGATTTTAAAGATGAAAGATATCCTGCTGTTTTAAAACAAAATTTAAAAAATCGTCTCGAACCAGAATTAGGGCGCAGTGTCAATTTTGATATCGACAATTTAACAATCGAGCCTGTAAGGATGAAAAAGACAGTAACAAAAGCCTATGAAAAATATTATCAAGGGGGGATTGGTCAGATTAAATTGGTGGGAGAACCATATTTGTTGAATATCATCCGCGACGTGGGGCTGGGAAGTAAGACAGGCTTATACTTCGGATTTTTGAATCAAGTACAACAAGGTGGTGAAAAAAATGAGTGA